From one Luteolibacter sp. SL250 genomic stretch:
- a CDS encoding isochorismatase family protein, translating into MNIPENMIDPADAVMCLIDHQSGLFQLVRDIDQPALRRHAACLSRVSYLAKIPTFSTASVPDGPNGPLIPEIHDQNPDCVYIPRTGQINAWHNPAWVEAIEKTGRKTLIIAGTLTSVCMSFPTLSALADGYKVFCVVDASGNWSSMATDITIARITQAGAYPTDTYAVLAELMATWNRPDAWDFAQAMVDYIVPPYKALIESYDKAQQIQRDGKETKLNQQ; encoded by the coding sequence ATGAACATTCCAGAAAACATGATCGATCCGGCGGATGCCGTGATGTGCCTGATCGACCACCAGAGCGGACTTTTCCAACTCGTCCGCGATATCGACCAACCCGCGCTGCGCAGACATGCGGCCTGTCTGTCCCGGGTCTCATATTTGGCCAAGATACCGACCTTTTCCACCGCTTCGGTGCCCGACGGTCCGAATGGCCCGCTGATTCCGGAGATCCACGACCAGAACCCCGATTGCGTCTACATCCCCCGCACCGGCCAGATCAATGCCTGGCACAACCCGGCGTGGGTGGAGGCCATTGAGAAAACCGGCCGCAAGACCCTCATCATCGCCGGCACGCTCACCAGCGTCTGCATGTCATTCCCGACATTGAGCGCGCTTGCGGATGGCTACAAGGTCTTCTGTGTCGTCGATGCGTCGGGCAACTGGTCGTCCATGGCAACTGACATCACCATCGCACGGATCACCCAGGCAGGAGCCTACCCCACCGACACCTATGCGGTTCTGGCCGAACTCATGGCGACATGGAACCGTCCGGATGCGTGGGACTTCGCCCAAGCCATGGTGGACTACATCGTGCCCCCCTACAAGGCTCTCATCGAGAGCTACGACAAGGCCCAGCAGATCCAGCGCGACGGCAAGGAAACGAAGCTCAACCAACAATAA
- a CDS encoding alpha-L-rhamnosidase, which translates to MSKLPMKTIATILFALFPLALHGAGLKPTSTTVGESFRNPVGYSLQDLSFSWQLPLVRNGTAQTAYRVVVASSADKLPDKADVWDSGKIDSPQSVKVDYKGPALRSRDRRYWMVKVWDEVGAEGAWSEVNHFEAGLMDNSEWKGQWISGDLPTGRKEYLFNRSSVPKGKKASYDFMKPAYLRKEFGASKEVTSARFYATAKGIYKASINGRQLDSRTQWVPGWTQHDIRLQTDTYDVTSLIQQGGNAIGVLVGDGWFAGQLHRKRRDNKKPWFLGQLEITYSDGTKEVISTDGTWQASTGPIVFGDIFDGEDYDANAEMPGWDKPGFNAREWTKPEVQDIDKAVALDPRRNQPVSEMQELTPASVKEIADGVFIFDMGQNMVGWPRLVDMPVEKGSVVKLRFAEVLRPDGTLYVDNYRAAISEDTYTPKEDGRITWAPTLTFHGFQYVEVSGLKKGEKPGVGNLKGVVLHNAMPMTGGFECSNEKINRLQSNIQWGQRGNFFSVPTDCPQRDERLGWTGDAQVFAPTSTFNMDVEGFFTKWLVDVNDLQDERGAYPNVAPFGVKNRGSGGWSDAGIIVPYEMYMAYGNTKIFEDHYDQMKKWIHFLRDHSSKNLIRMGFGFGDWLQPNSVSAQRSGKERGSDTPNALVGTAYHYRTTLMMEHMARVLGKEDDAKEFAALAQEIKVAFNRAFVGEAGRVDRNGKKTFTESQTAYLVPLSFGLLDEETAKLAAGHLVRKIKEDGSHLNTGFIGTPILTSVLARIGEVDLAYELLEKETYPSWLFTVNQGATTMWERWDAYSKEKGIHPARGNSLNHYAYGAIGKWLYASVAGLNYDERQPGYKNVIFAPIPGGTLTHASAWHQTPYGRASSAWKKSGDSFEWKVEIPANSTGTLVFPTRKLDSVKVDGDPVGAASMNLKSGNYTVTLKL; encoded by the coding sequence ATGTCCAAGCTTCCGATGAAGACCATTGCCACCATCCTCTTCGCCCTATTTCCGCTTGCCCTGCACGGGGCTGGGTTGAAACCGACGTCCACCACGGTCGGGGAGAGTTTCAGGAATCCTGTGGGTTACAGCTTGCAGGATCTATCCTTCTCCTGGCAGTTGCCGCTGGTGCGGAATGGCACCGCGCAGACGGCCTACCGGGTGGTCGTGGCGAGCAGCGCGGACAAGCTGCCGGACAAGGCGGATGTATGGGACAGCGGGAAGATCGATTCACCGCAGTCGGTGAAGGTGGACTACAAGGGTCCGGCGCTCCGGTCGCGTGACAGGCGTTACTGGATGGTGAAGGTTTGGGACGAGGTCGGAGCGGAAGGTGCATGGTCGGAGGTGAACCACTTCGAGGCCGGCCTGATGGACAACAGCGAGTGGAAAGGGCAGTGGATCTCCGGGGATCTGCCCACCGGTCGGAAGGAGTATCTTTTCAACCGCTCTTCCGTCCCGAAGGGCAAGAAGGCGAGCTACGACTTCATGAAGCCCGCTTATCTCCGCAAGGAGTTCGGGGCGTCCAAGGAAGTGACCAGTGCCCGCTTTTACGCGACGGCGAAGGGGATTTACAAGGCGAGCATCAACGGGCGCCAACTGGACTCCAGGACGCAGTGGGTCCCCGGGTGGACACAGCATGACATACGTCTACAGACGGACACTTATGACGTCACTTCGCTCATCCAGCAGGGAGGAAATGCCATCGGTGTGCTGGTCGGCGACGGCTGGTTTGCGGGGCAGTTGCACCGCAAGCGCAGGGATAACAAGAAGCCGTGGTTTCTGGGCCAACTGGAGATCACCTACTCCGACGGAACCAAGGAGGTGATCTCCACCGACGGCACCTGGCAGGCGTCCACCGGTCCCATCGTCTTCGGGGACATCTTCGACGGTGAGGACTACGATGCGAACGCGGAGATGCCGGGCTGGGACAAGCCGGGCTTCAACGCCAGGGAGTGGACCAAACCTGAGGTGCAGGATATCGACAAGGCGGTGGCGCTGGACCCACGCCGCAACCAACCGGTCAGCGAGATGCAGGAGCTGACCCCGGCAAGTGTGAAGGAGATAGCGGATGGTGTCTTCATCTTCGACATGGGCCAGAACATGGTCGGCTGGCCGCGCCTGGTGGATATGCCGGTGGAAAAAGGCAGCGTGGTGAAGCTGCGTTTCGCAGAGGTTCTGCGCCCGGACGGCACCCTCTACGTGGACAACTACCGCGCCGCGATCTCCGAGGACACCTACACGCCGAAGGAGGATGGACGCATCACTTGGGCACCCACCCTGACTTTCCATGGATTCCAGTATGTGGAGGTCAGCGGCCTGAAGAAGGGGGAGAAGCCGGGTGTAGGGAATCTGAAGGGCGTGGTCCTGCACAATGCCATGCCGATGACCGGTGGATTCGAATGCTCCAACGAAAAGATCAACCGCCTCCAGAGCAACATCCAGTGGGGCCAGCGGGGGAACTTCTTCTCGGTTCCGACGGACTGTCCGCAGCGGGACGAGCGGCTGGGATGGACGGGCGATGCCCAGGTCTTCGCTCCCACCTCCACCTTCAACATGGATGTTGAGGGATTCTTCACGAAGTGGTTGGTCGATGTGAACGACCTGCAGGACGAGCGGGGAGCCTACCCGAATGTGGCGCCCTTCGGCGTGAAGAACCGGGGCAGCGGCGGCTGGTCGGACGCGGGCATCATCGTGCCCTACGAGATGTACATGGCCTACGGAAACACGAAGATCTTCGAGGATCACTACGATCAGATGAAGAAGTGGATCCACTTCCTGCGTGACCACTCCTCGAAGAATCTGATCCGCATGGGATTCGGCTTCGGCGACTGGCTCCAGCCGAACTCCGTCTCCGCGCAGCGCAGTGGCAAGGAGCGCGGCAGTGACACACCCAACGCACTGGTCGGCACCGCCTACCACTACCGCACCACGCTGATGATGGAGCACATGGCCAGGGTGCTGGGCAAGGAGGATGATGCGAAGGAGTTCGCAGCACTTGCGCAGGAGATCAAAGTTGCCTTCAACCGCGCCTTCGTCGGGGAAGCGGGACGTGTCGACAGGAACGGAAAGAAGACCTTCACCGAAAGCCAGACCGCCTACCTCGTCCCGCTCAGCTTCGGACTGCTGGATGAGGAAACCGCGAAGCTCGCCGCCGGCCACTTGGTGCGGAAGATCAAGGAAGATGGCAGCCACCTGAATACCGGCTTCATCGGCACGCCGATCCTCACCTCCGTGCTCGCCCGGATCGGCGAGGTGGATTTGGCCTATGAGCTATTGGAGAAGGAAACCTATCCTTCCTGGTTGTTCACCGTCAACCAGGGTGCCACCACCATGTGGGAACGCTGGGACGCCTATTCAAAGGAGAAAGGCATCCACCCGGCGCGAGGGAATTCCCTCAACCACTATGCCTACGGTGCCATCGGGAAATGGCTCTACGCCAGCGTGGCCGGACTGAACTACGATGAGCGGCAGCCCGGCTACAAGAACGTCATCTTCGCTCCGATCCCCGGCGGTACGCTCACCCACGCCTCCGCCTGGCACCAGACCCCATATGGTCGTGCCTCCAGTGCGTGGAAGAAGTCCGGCGACAGCTTCGAGTGGAAAGTGGAGATCCCCGCAAACTCCACCGGGACCCTTGTCTTTCCGACCAGGAAGCTCGATTCGGTCAAGGTGGACGGCGATCCGGTGGGAGCGGCCTCGATGAATCTCAAGAGTGGGAATTACACCGTGACACTTAAGCTCTAG
- a CDS encoding sulfatase, which yields MILIRHLTLLLFLLSHPAVLAAEKGDKVRPNILLVITDDESWLEKSAYGWSKVATPHFDRVAKEGALFRYAYTSAPSCAPSRAALLTGRNFWELEQGAFIQAWLPRKFAVFPKLLSDAGYHTGRIGKGWGPGVFPPEGHGDDVAGKVYNTVKVGKPEKHVSAIDYMANFSQFLDERKEGAPFFCWLGIMEPHGPWAPVNRVKLEKKFGVLADDIAMPGFLEDTPKVRGQRADMYYEVKLADETLGKALAELERRGELDNTIVVVTSDNGTACAGSKASPYDWGVHEPLAVRWPGVVKSGRSVDDFVNFSDLAPTLLEAAGVPVPEAMSGKSLMPILRSPESGRIDPSRDWIATGLEWHGEQPPECLASRTIRDHRFQYLIRFPRNGVPTEEFYDLENDPDHKRNLAGDDAYASRRNGLKERLKDYQMQTGDPRGTGKMELFDATRKFVESRKAAGYKE from the coding sequence ATGATCCTCATCCGCCATCTCACGCTCCTCCTTTTCCTGTTGTCCCATCCGGCAGTTCTCGCCGCGGAGAAGGGGGACAAAGTCAGGCCGAACATCCTGCTCGTCATCACGGATGACGAAAGCTGGCTGGAGAAGAGCGCCTATGGCTGGAGCAAGGTGGCGACGCCCCATTTTGATCGTGTGGCGAAGGAAGGTGCGTTGTTCAGGTATGCCTACACTTCCGCGCCGAGCTGCGCACCGTCCCGCGCGGCCCTGCTCACCGGCAGGAATTTCTGGGAACTGGAGCAGGGTGCGTTCATCCAGGCGTGGTTGCCCAGGAAGTTCGCCGTGTTTCCAAAACTGCTCTCGGACGCCGGCTATCATACAGGCCGGATCGGGAAAGGGTGGGGGCCGGGTGTCTTCCCACCGGAAGGTCATGGCGACGATGTGGCGGGAAAGGTCTATAACACGGTGAAAGTCGGGAAACCGGAGAAGCATGTGTCCGCCATCGACTATATGGCGAACTTCTCGCAGTTCCTCGATGAAAGGAAAGAAGGTGCGCCGTTCTTCTGCTGGCTGGGTATCATGGAGCCGCATGGCCCGTGGGCACCGGTCAACCGGGTGAAGCTGGAGAAGAAATTCGGAGTGTTGGCGGATGACATCGCGATGCCGGGCTTTCTGGAGGACACGCCCAAGGTGCGGGGCCAGCGTGCGGACATGTATTATGAAGTGAAGCTGGCGGATGAGACGCTGGGGAAGGCGCTGGCGGAACTGGAACGCAGGGGAGAGCTGGACAATACCATCGTTGTGGTGACCTCGGACAATGGGACCGCATGTGCAGGCTCGAAGGCGTCCCCTTACGACTGGGGTGTTCATGAACCGCTGGCCGTGCGGTGGCCCGGGGTGGTGAAGTCCGGCCGCTCGGTCGATGATTTCGTGAATTTTTCCGATCTCGCTCCCACCTTGCTGGAGGCCGCCGGAGTTCCGGTGCCTGAGGCCATGAGCGGGAAAAGCCTGATGCCCATCCTGCGCTCGCCGGAGTCAGGCCGGATCGACCCTTCGCGCGATTGGATAGCCACGGGGCTGGAGTGGCATGGCGAGCAGCCCCCGGAGTGCCTGGCTTCCCGCACCATCCGCGACCATCGTTTCCAATACCTCATCCGTTTCCCACGGAATGGTGTTCCCACGGAGGAATTCTACGATCTGGAGAATGACCCGGATCACAAAAGGAACCTCGCCGGTGACGATGCGTATGCTTCCAGGCGGAATGGTCTGAAGGAACGCCTGAAGGACTACCAGATGCAAACCGGCGATCCGCGCGGGACCGGGAAGATGGAACTCTTCGACGCGACGAGGAAGTTCGTCGAATCAAGGAAAGCCGCAGGCTACAAGGAGTGA
- a CDS encoding LysR substrate-binding domain-containing protein, translating to MLSCVAQHACSACSFMDVGLRSLRYFLTVAEEENISRAAERLHIAQPALSRRMSDLESQMGISLFVRTGRSIRLTFAGQHFLTQARDLISRLDRIFESVRELDGQQSKELRVGYVPSMSSRILPEVLKEMRRACPWIRVTLFDLDTSSMVKGLADGDLGAALLVRIPGTPLRGIDYHEITRHSPCVVMSTGHPLSARDELDVAEITGFPIVVFCRKGYPEHHRWLEGIFGRPNQMKIQTECDSVASMLAMVESGEGVAVVQEGFESLSPGLVVARPIRNAVAHRFSFGIACRSRESSPELQELVRLVIASAGKSGSFGSVS from the coding sequence ATGCTCTCTTGCGTTGCTCAGCATGCCTGTTCAGCATGCTCTTTCATGGACGTCGGATTACGTTCTTTGAGGTACTTTCTGACCGTGGCTGAAGAGGAGAACATCAGCCGGGCTGCGGAGCGGCTCCATATTGCCCAGCCCGCTTTGAGCCGGCGCATGAGTGACCTCGAATCCCAGATGGGGATCTCCCTCTTCGTCAGGACTGGCCGGTCGATCCGGCTCACTTTCGCAGGGCAGCATTTCCTCACCCAGGCCCGGGATCTGATCTCCCGGCTCGACCGGATCTTCGAATCGGTCAGGGAATTGGACGGACAGCAATCGAAGGAACTCCGTGTCGGCTATGTACCTTCGATGTCCAGCCGCATACTTCCGGAGGTTCTGAAAGAAATGCGCCGGGCTTGTCCATGGATCCGCGTGACTCTCTTCGATCTGGACACGTCTTCCATGGTCAAGGGGCTGGCGGACGGGGATCTCGGCGCGGCCTTGTTGGTCAGGATACCGGGAACGCCACTTCGCGGTATCGACTACCATGAGATCACAAGGCATTCGCCGTGTGTCGTGATGTCAACGGGACATCCGCTCTCCGCGCGTGATGAGCTGGATGTTGCCGAGATCACCGGGTTTCCGATCGTGGTGTTTTGCAGGAAAGGCTATCCCGAGCACCATCGTTGGCTTGAGGGGATTTTTGGCAGGCCCAACCAGATGAAGATCCAAACCGAGTGTGATTCGGTTGCGAGCATGCTCGCGATGGTGGAATCAGGTGAAGGAGTGGCGGTGGTGCAGGAAGGATTCGAGAGTCTGTCTCCTGGCCTGGTGGTTGCGCGGCCAATCCGGAATGCGGTCGCACATCGCTTTTCATTCGGCATCGCGTGCCGGTCAAGGGAGAGTAGTCCTGAATTGCAGGAGCTCGTCCGTCTGGTGATTGCTTCCGCCGGGAAATCAGGGAGCTTTGGCTCGGTTTCTTGA